A segment of the Pseudomonas versuta genome:
CCGACTCCCGCGCCGATCTTCAGCCTGGCCCACCGCTGGCTCTATGCCCGCCCCTCCACTGCCCATGAATGGGGCGCCCTGGCTGATGCCGACCTGGGGCTGTATGCCTGCGGCGACTGGTGCCTGTCGGGGCGGGTCGAGGGCGCGTGGCTCAGCGGCCAGGAAGCAGCCCGACGGTTGATTGAGCATCTCCAATGAACCGCCTCAACCCGCGCAAATTGCTGCTGTCAAAATGGACAGCAGCCACCCCGCACAACCGAGAGAAACACTTTCTGGTCACCGAACTGTTTTGCGACGAAGAAGGCAACGTGCTCGAACTCGAACTGCAAGCGGTGCTCACCCGGCGCAGCCAGCGGTTGCCCTGGCAAAGCCTGCAGGATGCAGCGGCCTGGAAAATGGGCTGGCTGTAGGAGCGAGCTTGCTCGCGAGCCGTTTTAAAAGATCGTGAGCAAGCTCGCTCCTGCAAAAGCACCACAAATACCTGTACAAGATAATTGACTTGTACAAGGCAAGGCCTAAGATGAACTCAAGTTGTACATCCAAACAAAGATGTACAAGTAATTCTTGGAGACTCATCCCATGGCCTGCGACATCTCAGCCCGTCAAAAACCGAAAATCGCCATCAGCGCCTGCTTGCTCGGGGCCGAAGTTCGCTTCAATGGCGGGCACAAAGAGTCGCGACTGTGCAGCCAGGCCCTGAGTGAACATTTCGACTTCGTCCCGCTGTGCCCCGAAGTCGCCATCGGGCTTGGCATTCCGCGCCAGCCCATCCGCCTGATCGGCGACCCTGCCCAACCGCAAGCCTTGGGCAGTGTCGACAGCTCTCTGGACGTAACCCGGCCATTACACGATTACGGTGTGGCCATGGCCGCAGCGCACACAGACATTTGCGGCTACATCTTTATGCAAAAGTCACCGTCTTGCGGACTCGAGCGAGTCAAGGTCTATCAGGACGGTGGACGCCCCGCAGAGCTGAGCGGACGGGGGATTTACGCACAAGCGTTTTGCGCGGCCCACCCCGATTTGCCTGTGGAAGAGGATGGCCGCCTCAACGACCCGGTATTGCGTGAAAACTTTCTGACCCGGGTTTACGCCTATAGCACCTGGCAGCAATTACTCAGAGCCGGCATCACCCGCCGTTCCCTGACCGAATTTCATGCCTGTTACAAATACCAGCTCATGGCCCACCACCCCGAGCAGTACAAAATCCTGGGCACCATGCTCGGCAATCTGGGCAAAAATGATCCCCGCGAGATCGCCCCTCAGTACTTCAGCGAGTTGATGAAAGCCCTGAAAAAATGCGCCACGCGTCGCACTCACACCAATGTGCTGCAACACATCAGCGGCTATCTAAAACAATTCATCAGCCCCGAAGACAAGCAAGAAGTGCAATACCTGATTGGCCAGTACCTGCACGGCATTGTGCCGCTGATCGTGCCGCTGACACTGCTCAAACATCATTTTCGCCTGCATCCGGATCCCTACATATCGCGCCAGGTATACCTGCAACCGCACCCGGAAAACCTCAGCCTGCGCAATGCGATATGAACATGAGCAAAGACCTTTCGGTGAACGGCCCTCCTGCCCCTGACTACAACCAGGCCCTGGACGCCGGCTGGCTGCCGATACGCGAAGTAGCCCGTATCACAGGCGTCAATGCCGTGACCCTGCGCGCCTGGGAACGTCGTTATGGCCTGATCGTCCCGCACCGTACCGCCAAGGGCCATCGCATGTTTTCGGACACGCATATCCAGCGGATCCAGCAGATTCTGACCTGGCTTAATCGCGGGGTCTCAGTCAGTCAGGTCATGCCGCTGCTCGACGCAGCCCCCGCCTGGCACGCCCCCGTCGACAACGACTGGCAGGCATGGCGCCAGACCCTGACGCTGGCGATCACTGAGCTGTCCGAGCGCAGGCTCGATGACAATTTTAATCAAGTCATGTCGCTGTATCCGGCCCACACACTGTGCGAACAACTGTTGATCCCGCTTTTAAACGAGCTGGAACAACGCTGGCAGGGCCAGTTCGGGGCACAACTGGAGCGGGTATTTTTCAACTCCTGGCTGCGCAGCAAACTGGGCGCCCGTATCTATCACAACAACCGCTCGCTCAAGGGCAAGCCCGTGCTGCTGATCAATCATTCGGCCCTGCCTTTTGAGGCACAGCTATGGCTCACGGCCTGGCTGGTCAGCAGCAGCCATTGCCCGGTTGAAGTATTCGACGGGCCACTGCCCGGCGGTGAACTGGCCCTGGCGGTTGAGCGCCTCAATTGCCCCGCCGTGGTGCTCTATTCAAGCCAAACCCTCAACCCCCGGCAGTTGCCGAAGCTACTCGGCGGCACCAATTGCCCGGTCCTGATTGCCGGACCGACGGTATGCATCCATAGCGCCGAGTTGGCCGTAAGTACTACTGAAATCGCAGGATTGTCCCTGGCTGTTGATCCGCTTGAAGCCCATCAACGACTCAGCCAGCTCGGACTCTTCTAGCCCCAAGGAATAAACATGCAACTGATCTGGCTGCGCAGCGATTTGCGCCAAAGCGACAACACTGCCCTGAGCGCCGCCGCTGCACGCGGCCCCACTGTGGCCGTGTACCTCATAAGCGCCGAGCAATGGCTGGCCCATGATGATGCGCCATGCAAAGTCGACTTTTGGCTGCGTAACCTGAGCGTCCTGAGCGACAGCCTCGAACAACTGAATATCCCGTTACTGATTCGCAGCGCACCCGCCTGGGACCAGGCCCCCGCGGCGCTTGTTGAGCTGTGCCAACAACTGGGCATTCAGGATGTTCATGTAAATGATGAATACGGCATCCATGAAACCCGGCGCGATCAGGCCGTCGCCTGCGCACTCGACGCCCAAGGCATCGGCTTTCATCGCTACCTCGACCAACTGTTGTTTCAGCCCGGCAGCGTGCTGACCAAAACCGGGGGGTACTTTCAGGTCTTCAGCCAGTTCCGCAAGGTTTGCTATGAGCGCCTGCATACGGGGCTGCCGGGCATCGTGGCCAAACCACAGGCACAGGCGCCGCTGTCGATTGCCCGGGATCGCGTTCCTGAATCTGTTACCGGCTTTGCCCGGCCCGGCCAATCCTTGCGTGCACTGTGGCCGGCTGGGGAAGAAGAAGCCCGGGAGCGCCTGGCACGCTTCGCCGATGAGCAAATCCACTACTACAAAGAAGAACGCGACTTACCCGCAAAACCTGGCACCAGCCAGCTTTCGCCCTACCTGGCAGCAGGCGTTATCTCACCACGCCAATGCCTGCATGCCGCACTGCTAAGCAACAACGGCGAGTTTGAAAGCGGCAGTGTCGGTGCCGCGACCTGGATCAGCGAACTGATCTGGCGCGAGTTTTATAAACACATTCTTGTGGGCTACCCACGGGTTTCCCGGCACCGCGCATTCAGGCCTGCCACCGAGTTCCTGCCCTGGCGTGACGCCCCGCAGGAGCTGGCAGCCTGGAAAGAAGGCCGCACCGGCATCCCGATCATAGACGCGGCCATTCGCCAACTGCTCGAAACCGGCTGGATGCATAACCGCCTGCGGATGGTGGTGGCGATGTTTCTGACCAAAAACCTGTTGATCGACTGGCGCGAGGGTGAGCGCTTCTTTATGCAGCACTTGATTGATGGTGACCTCGCAGCCAACAACGGTGGCTGGCAGTGGAGTTCATCCACCGGGACCGACTCGGTTCCCTACTTCAGAATTTTCAACCCGCTGAGCCAGTCCGAGCGCTTCGACCCCGAAGGGCGCTTCATCAAGCACTGGCTGCCAGAGCTCGCAACGTTGAATAAAAAGGAAATCCACAACCCGGCCAGTGCTGGAGGCCTGTTTGGCGTTGCCGACTACCCGCAGCCGATAGTCGACTTGAAACACAGCCGCGAGCGGGCCCTCAGCGCCTTCAAAAATCTGCCGAGGCATCAGCTCTATGAGGTGTGTGATGACTGAGACCCGGCGTATCTGGCTGACCGGAGCCAGCAGCGGGATTGGCGCCCGCCTGGCTGAAGAACTGCTGAGCAGTGGGGCGCGTGTGGCATTGAGTGCCCGTACCCTGCCCCCTCTGCAGGCTTTATCCGACCGTT
Coding sequences within it:
- a CDS encoding TIGR02450 family Trp-rich protein; translated protein: MNRLNPRKLLLSKWTAATPHNREKHFLVTELFCDEEGNVLELELQAVLTRRSQRLPWQSLQDAAAWKMGWL
- a CDS encoding YbgA family protein, producing MACDISARQKPKIAISACLLGAEVRFNGGHKESRLCSQALSEHFDFVPLCPEVAIGLGIPRQPIRLIGDPAQPQALGSVDSSLDVTRPLHDYGVAMAAAHTDICGYIFMQKSPSCGLERVKVYQDGGRPAELSGRGIYAQAFCAAHPDLPVEEDGRLNDPVLRENFLTRVYAYSTWQQLLRAGITRRSLTEFHACYKYQLMAHHPEQYKILGTMLGNLGKNDPREIAPQYFSELMKALKKCATRRTHTNVLQHISGYLKQFISPEDKQEVQYLIGQYLHGIVPLIVPLTLLKHHFRLHPDPYISRQVYLQPHPENLSLRNAI
- a CDS encoding MerR family transcriptional regulator, translated to MSKDLSVNGPPAPDYNQALDAGWLPIREVARITGVNAVTLRAWERRYGLIVPHRTAKGHRMFSDTHIQRIQQILTWLNRGVSVSQVMPLLDAAPAWHAPVDNDWQAWRQTLTLAITELSERRLDDNFNQVMSLYPAHTLCEQLLIPLLNELEQRWQGQFGAQLERVFFNSWLRSKLGARIYHNNRSLKGKPVLLINHSALPFEAQLWLTAWLVSSSHCPVEVFDGPLPGGELALAVERLNCPAVVLYSSQTLNPRQLPKLLGGTNCPVLIAGPTVCIHSAELAVSTTEIAGLSLAVDPLEAHQRLSQLGLF
- the phrB gene encoding deoxyribodipyrimidine photo-lyase; this encodes MQLIWLRSDLRQSDNTALSAAAARGPTVAVYLISAEQWLAHDDAPCKVDFWLRNLSVLSDSLEQLNIPLLIRSAPAWDQAPAALVELCQQLGIQDVHVNDEYGIHETRRDQAVACALDAQGIGFHRYLDQLLFQPGSVLTKTGGYFQVFSQFRKVCYERLHTGLPGIVAKPQAQAPLSIARDRVPESVTGFARPGQSLRALWPAGEEEARERLARFADEQIHYYKEERDLPAKPGTSQLSPYLAAGVISPRQCLHAALLSNNGEFESGSVGAATWISELIWREFYKHILVGYPRVSRHRAFRPATEFLPWRDAPQELAAWKEGRTGIPIIDAAIRQLLETGWMHNRLRMVVAMFLTKNLLIDWREGERFFMQHLIDGDLAANNGGWQWSSSTGTDSVPYFRIFNPLSQSERFDPEGRFIKHWLPELATLNKKEIHNPASAGGLFGVADYPQPIVDLKHSRERALSAFKNLPRHQLYEVCDD